One window from the genome of Deinococcus sp. NW-56 encodes:
- a CDS encoding competence protein CoiA family protein, whose protein sequence is MNQRQRIRYALRAGGELTIPGAEAARPAAARGAYTCLVCGESLTLKAASSTKVTPYFSHAPASRNREGHAPESVIHHAAKARLMAALSAGTSLVALWPCPELACPGLAALPLHLPEHDEIRAEVGLEDTGYRLDVALRRAGRTVFAFEARHTHAVGETKARDLDGSVPWIEFAAEEFVAQGHLRVLDGPRPTESAETGLCRACAALRPSERVWATEALNVRRWLWSLPWEAQLMADHHVRQLEQSFEGLKRSQAREARREWFQARATGDAEIFEIALRFNAWGHSLIHERAVRDEPWGSPYPVGLGYVVQAYPEPALALRLTGRQLRALWWGEHRQALLERRLEHLRAWPVLPCPTPALPATGSWSHAATRHAALMRLAEHGSRTALKTRLHAHVTLSAIMDAPGAFSTSGGHHWISLNNQIPRIRGLSFSGVIRLLLKAGVLEEGRSQGGRGFPGLPLDPRSCPGFPQEVAAGEAEAEGRGPPDFPAPRPAPRPQPTLWDLVE, encoded by the coding sequence ATGAACCAGCGCCAGAGAATTCGCTATGCGCTCCGCGCCGGCGGCGAGCTCACGATTCCAGGTGCAGAAGCGGCGCGGCCTGCTGCGGCGCGCGGCGCCTACACCTGCCTGGTCTGCGGCGAAAGCCTCACGCTCAAAGCCGCCAGCAGCACGAAGGTGACCCCCTACTTTTCCCACGCCCCGGCCAGCCGCAACCGGGAAGGCCACGCCCCGGAGTCGGTGATCCACCACGCCGCCAAGGCGCGCCTGATGGCCGCGCTGAGTGCCGGCACCTCCCTGGTCGCGCTGTGGCCCTGTCCCGAGCTGGCCTGTCCTGGCCTCGCGGCACTGCCGCTGCACCTGCCTGAACACGACGAAATCCGGGCGGAAGTGGGGCTGGAAGACACCGGCTACCGGCTGGACGTGGCGTTGCGCCGGGCTGGACGAACCGTCTTTGCCTTCGAGGCCCGCCACACCCACGCGGTCGGGGAGACCAAGGCCCGCGATCTGGACGGGAGCGTGCCGTGGATTGAGTTCGCCGCCGAGGAATTCGTGGCGCAGGGCCACTTGCGGGTGCTGGACGGTCCGCGCCCCACCGAGTCGGCCGAGACCGGCCTGTGCCGGGCGTGTGCGGCGCTCAGACCCAGTGAGCGGGTCTGGGCGACCGAGGCCCTGAACGTGCGGCGCTGGCTGTGGAGCTTGCCCTGGGAAGCGCAGCTGATGGCGGATCATCACGTGCGGCAGTTGGAACAGTCCTTTGAAGGGCTGAAGCGGTCACAGGCGCGCGAAGCGCGGCGGGAGTGGTTCCAGGCCCGGGCCACCGGCGACGCGGAGATCTTCGAGATTGCGTTGCGGTTCAACGCCTGGGGGCATTCCCTGATCCATGAGCGTGCCGTCAGGGACGAACCCTGGGGGTCTCCTTACCCGGTGGGGCTGGGCTACGTCGTCCAGGCGTATCCCGAACCAGCCCTCGCGTTGCGGCTGACGGGCCGTCAGTTGCGGGCCCTGTGGTGGGGAGAACACCGGCAGGCGCTGCTCGAGCGCCGCCTGGAGCACCTCCGGGCGTGGCCGGTTCTGCCCTGTCCAACCCCGGCGCTGCCGGCGACGGGGTCATGGAGCCATGCAGCGACCCGGCACGCCGCGCTGATGCGCCTGGCAGAGCATGGGTCACGCACGGCCCTGAAGACCCGGCTTCATGCGCACGTCACCCTGTCGGCCATCATGGACGCGCCCGGGGCGTTCTCGACGAGTGGCGGGCACCACTGGATTTCTCTCAACAACCAGATCCCCCGTATCCGGGGGCTGAGCTTTTCGGGCGTGATCCGGTTGCTGCTGAAGGCTGGAGTCCTGGAGGAGGGCAGAAGTCAGGGCGGGCGCGGATTTCCGGGCCTCCCGCTGGACCCGCGGTCATGTCCTGGGTTTCCCCAGGAAGTGGCGGCCGGCGAAGCTGAGGCAGAGGGCCGGGGCCCTCCGGACTTTCCAGCGCCGCGGCCCGCTCCTCGGCCTCAGCCCACACTGTGGGACCTGGTGGAGTAG
- a CDS encoding competence protein CoiA family protein, with the protein MPRAVPYAIDAGGLLADPETYAGTGPFSCLECHEPVSLRRAHQRRGRPVGAHFSHQPGSTCAGESVMHLAAKMRLAEALSRRERPFVIRRFC; encoded by the coding sequence ATGCCCCGTGCCGTTCCCTACGCCATTGACGCCGGCGGCCTTCTGGCGGATCCGGAGACCTACGCCGGCACGGGCCCCTTCTCGTGCCTGGAGTGCCATGAGCCCGTCTCGCTGCGCCGCGCGCACCAGCGCCGTGGCCGGCCCGTCGGCGCGCACTTCTCCCACCAACCTGGCAGCACTTGTGCCGGCGAGAGCGTCATGCACCTCGCAGCCAAGATGCGGCTCGCCGAGGCCTTGAGCCGGCGTGAGCGCCCCTTCGTGATTCGCCGGTTCTGTTAG
- a CDS encoding RES family NAD+ phosphorylase yields the protein MVPQPTRLPGTIRLVSSVHRLDVATTLRAVTSGHDPALLAELAAVAGPMTAPTGIFTPAGLAQLLANTRRYGAAGRFTVAGDGRWYAGLDLDVAEAERGHHLMREYRRDRAMPGAVASLDPYQAHVQASGCCLRGAPPYDQRLILSPDDYAPGQALGAEMMRRGDPLLRYPSVRRPGGECVVVFADHALESVQLLPPRTARWTGEGLEWS from the coding sequence ATGGTGCCCCAGCCCACCCGGCTGCCTGGCACCATCCGGCTGGTGTCCTCGGTGCACCGCCTGGACGTGGCCACCACCTTGCGCGCGGTCACCTCGGGCCATGACCCGGCGCTCCTGGCCGAGCTCGCGGCGGTCGCCGGACCCATGACCGCGCCCACCGGGATCTTCACGCCGGCGGGCCTCGCTCAGCTGCTGGCCAACACCCGGCGCTACGGCGCCGCGGGCCGCTTTACCGTGGCGGGTGACGGCCGCTGGTATGCCGGCCTGGACCTGGACGTTGCCGAGGCCGAGCGCGGCCACCACCTGATGCGGGAGTACCGCCGTGACCGCGCCATGCCGGGTGCAGTGGCCTCGCTGGATCCCTACCAGGCGCACGTCCAGGCAAGCGGATGCTGCCTGCGGGGCGCGCCGCCTTACGACCAGCGGCTGATTCTCTCACCGGACGACTACGCGCCCGGTCAGGCGCTGGGCGCGGAGATGATGCGCCGGGGCGACCCTTTGCTGCGCTATCCCAGCGTGCGGCGGCCCGGAGGCGAGTGCGTGGTGGTATTTGCCGACCATGCCCTGGAGAGCGTCCAGTTGCTGCCTCCCCGAACGGCCCGGTGGACCGGCGAGGGGTTGGAGTGGTCCTAG
- a CDS encoding TnsA-like heteromeric transposase endonuclease subunit yields the protein MDGCHVTYVLRKGQTTTRTFTELSALDPNDLLPLRLDFVGEPGQRTRTVRVATRPTNYRGQTSIGGTYWFTRAGRRLPYASGLERLRLQYADLDPSTLGAATQPFALVFEYGGKKYWHLPDLFLRRRGQRKLLVDVRPRALQGDPRSRLAFQTTREVAEAAGLEYEVWGEPTAVQAYNVRFLSGFRRQPSGFEAAASGVLALALRDTLTITELEAACATPRHFVRPTLFHLMWRGELRFDLDRPLSNQTEVLPGPLAPRRVVTS from the coding sequence ATGGACGGTTGTCATGTCACTTACGTTCTTCGTAAAGGCCAGACCACTACCCGAACCTTCACCGAGCTGAGCGCCCTCGACCCCAACGACCTGCTCCCGCTCCGGCTCGACTTCGTCGGTGAGCCCGGGCAGAGGACCCGGACCGTCCGCGTTGCCACTCGCCCCACCAACTACCGGGGGCAGACCAGCATCGGCGGCACCTACTGGTTCACCCGCGCTGGGCGCCGCTTGCCGTACGCCAGCGGCCTCGAGCGCCTACGCCTGCAGTACGCTGACCTCGACCCCAGTACGCTCGGTGCGGCGACGCAACCGTTCGCGCTGGTCTTCGAGTATGGCGGTAAGAAGTATTGGCACCTCCCCGACCTGTTCTTGCGCCGCCGCGGTCAGCGCAAGCTGCTCGTCGACGTGCGCCCCCGTGCCTTGCAGGGTGACCCGCGCAGCCGACTTGCTTTCCAGACCACGCGCGAGGTCGCCGAGGCCGCTGGCCTGGAGTACGAGGTCTGGGGTGAACCCACCGCTGTCCAGGCCTACAATGTCCGCTTCCTCAGCGGCTTCCGCCGCCAGCCCTCGGGCTTCGAAGCTGCCGCTTCCGGGGTGCTGGCCCTCGCGCTCAGGGACACCCTTACCATCACCGAGCTGGAGGCCGCGTGTGCCACGCCGCGCCACTTTGTCCGGCCCACCCTGTTCCACCTAATGTGGCGCGGTGAGCTCCGCTTCGACCTCGACCGACCCCTAAGCAACCAGACCGAGGTGCTCCCCGGTCCCCTCGCGCCCCGCCGCGTGGTGACCTCGTGA
- a CDS encoding DDE-type integrase/transposase/recombinase, protein MTRAATVDIGTRLRYAGRDWTIVAQPALNIGLRDDQGLEITATWGSILQAPDYAVLGLEENPPHPYHVMFASLPQEVRDRALVLERHVLEVLIGAQERGGPINPHYDPGALSQNERIRRKVEELRGENRDSKVSDRQVKRWLSAYQQSGQSAFGLVDRRHLRVRESHSEADRVVMRAIDEVQADLRGRSDVSLNEIRRLTRNKLEAGNQLAESEEDKVPDRVRMPARTKFSELVRVVAPTLFKSARQRDSILANLKKRPFGRATADRPGQVILLDYTRFDLRAISEVDGSELNLRLLIAQDLYSRAIVGWDLVEVEPRGVDATRLVIGILFPKLWHPAWPETSRWRYTGVPQEIIVTEFGLPDGTELAGPPPLLPEQLVIDGGKIFIGQHLHAVADEFGLDFRYARPYKGSDKAHVEVLFRTIRVRFAEGLRGYVGPNIQHRGKKVRGYHTRGELMRLVGEMITSEYNERCHDALYDPDRPKVKISPNRMLDLGLSMQGLFTVPRSRNAYYLALRPVKVRRIKENGVHLEYRRYDGPELNPYRGGRSPFTHLKGEWIFLIDDRDPSYIFFQDPLEDGNFFPIPWVDADHLARPFQDVLKSGAWESHAENGFENHAEIDARRDARRNRYDALMAEQDRQGRAEAVKRLLKFNDKSGGGKLDRADRNTLARENAAQQGREALLGTEAPPPLEPVPGPGIAPGALDDLPFDVDEDNVEIRTLDFDDDLEDDDLAEVEDSEEDV, encoded by the coding sequence GTGACCCGCGCAGCCACCGTCGATATAGGCACCCGCCTGCGCTACGCCGGGCGAGACTGGACGATTGTCGCGCAGCCGGCCCTCAACATCGGGCTGCGCGACGACCAGGGACTGGAGATCACGGCGACCTGGGGCTCGATCCTTCAAGCCCCCGACTACGCGGTGCTGGGCTTGGAGGAGAATCCACCGCATCCCTACCATGTGATGTTTGCCTCGCTGCCCCAGGAGGTGCGCGACCGGGCCCTGGTACTTGAGCGCCACGTCTTGGAGGTGCTCATCGGCGCGCAGGAGCGGGGCGGGCCGATCAACCCACATTACGACCCGGGTGCCCTCTCTCAGAATGAGCGCATCCGCCGCAAGGTCGAGGAACTCAGGGGAGAGAACCGCGACTCGAAAGTCAGTGACCGCCAGGTCAAGCGTTGGCTGTCAGCTTACCAGCAGAGCGGACAGTCCGCGTTCGGTCTCGTTGATCGCCGCCACCTGCGAGTCCGGGAGAGCCATTCCGAGGCCGACCGCGTAGTCATGCGCGCGATTGATGAGGTGCAGGCCGACCTGCGGGGCCGCTCGGACGTCTCGCTGAACGAGATCCGGCGGCTCACCCGCAACAAGCTAGAAGCTGGGAATCAGCTCGCTGAGAGCGAGGAGGACAAGGTTCCGGACAGGGTTCGCATGCCAGCCCGCACCAAATTCTCAGAACTCGTCCGGGTGGTGGCACCCACACTGTTCAAAAGCGCCCGGCAGCGCGATAGCATCCTCGCCAACCTGAAGAAGCGCCCCTTTGGGCGCGCGACCGCCGATCGCCCGGGGCAGGTCATCTTGCTTGATTACACTCGGTTCGATCTGCGGGCGATCAGTGAGGTCGATGGCAGCGAGCTGAACTTGCGGCTGCTGATCGCCCAAGACCTCTACAGCCGCGCCATCGTGGGCTGGGACCTCGTCGAGGTCGAGCCCCGGGGCGTCGATGCCACGCGCCTAGTCATCGGCATCCTCTTCCCAAAACTCTGGCACCCCGCCTGGCCCGAGACCTCGAGGTGGCGCTACACCGGGGTTCCGCAGGAAATCATCGTGACGGAATTCGGCCTTCCAGACGGCACCGAGCTGGCCGGACCACCCCCGCTGCTGCCTGAGCAGCTAGTGATCGACGGCGGGAAAATCTTCATCGGCCAGCATCTCCACGCCGTCGCCGACGAGTTCGGCTTAGACTTCCGCTATGCCCGGCCCTACAAGGGGAGCGACAAGGCGCACGTTGAGGTCCTATTCCGGACCATCCGCGTACGCTTCGCCGAGGGCCTGCGCGGCTACGTAGGGCCCAACATCCAGCACCGCGGGAAGAAGGTCCGGGGCTACCACACCCGCGGCGAGTTGATGCGCCTAGTGGGCGAAATGATTACCTCCGAGTACAACGAGCGCTGCCACGACGCCCTCTATGACCCGGACCGACCCAAGGTCAAGATCAGCCCCAACCGGATGCTCGACCTGGGGCTGTCGATGCAGGGCCTGTTCACCGTGCCGCGCTCGCGGAACGCCTACTACCTGGCGCTGCGCCCTGTGAAGGTCAGGCGCATCAAGGAGAACGGCGTCCACCTTGAGTACCGACGCTATGACGGCCCGGAGCTCAACCCCTACCGCGGAGGCCGCTCCCCGTTTACCCACCTGAAGGGAGAGTGGATCTTTCTGATCGACGACCGCGACCCGTCGTACATCTTCTTCCAGGACCCCCTGGAAGACGGGAATTTCTTTCCCATCCCGTGGGTGGACGCCGACCACTTGGCCCGGCCCTTCCAGGACGTGCTGAAGTCCGGGGCCTGGGAATCCCACGCCGAGAACGGGTTCGAGAACCACGCGGAGATCGATGCCCGGCGCGACGCGCGGCGCAACCGCTACGACGCGCTGATGGCAGAGCAGGACCGCCAGGGCCGTGCCGAGGCGGTGAAGCGGCTGCTGAAATTTAATGACAAGTCCGGGGGCGGCAAGCTGGATCGCGCCGACCGCAACACGCTGGCGCGTGAGAACGCCGCACAGCAGGGGCGCGAGGCGCTGCTGGGAACCGAGGCGCCCCCGCCCCTGGAGCCTGTGCCTGGACCGGGCATCGCCCCGGGAGCGCTGGACGACCTGCCGTTCGACGTCGACGAGGACAACGTCGAGATCCGGACCCTGGACTTCGATGATGACCTCGAGGACGACGATCTCGCCGAAGTCGAGGACTCCGAGGAGGACGTATGA
- a CDS encoding TniB family NTP-binding protein, producing MSDHPDQHGLPKGDNSIQTREDWEAYCAHKIPPRPELLTHEAYAGLSEEAREDYDLARDAWHSDFGVGSTPAMTLALERFRLVARLNANSNDPVKAHLALTGPPTQGKTTIIRHLGRDFERRLRQRQKKQGIALSRNARICPVVHYSLDSESTTRSLNTGILHYLGVMLSDTRAYNNAQLSQATAQALKRYQVQLLILDDVHLLKDNAAAIRNYLKALTSKAPIMLLLAGIDLDKTDLFEETKDKTGVKAGQTGGRTGLIKVTRFTKGGKAWRSLIGWIEDQLVLMDHQPGSLVRLQSYLWNRSQGSIGSLMTLLRLGALSVTGAARECIDKRVLDGIKIDHNAEKHGNREEE from the coding sequence ATGAGTGATCACCCCGATCAACACGGCCTGCCGAAGGGTGACAACAGCATCCAGACCCGCGAGGACTGGGAGGCCTACTGCGCACATAAAATTCCCCCTCGTCCGGAGCTCCTCACCCACGAGGCCTACGCGGGGCTGAGCGAGGAGGCGCGCGAGGACTACGACCTCGCGCGCGATGCCTGGCACAGTGACTTCGGCGTGGGGTCCACCCCGGCCATGACGCTGGCCCTTGAGCGCTTCCGACTGGTCGCGCGGCTGAACGCGAACAGCAACGACCCTGTCAAGGCGCACCTGGCGCTCACTGGTCCGCCCACCCAGGGGAAGACCACCATCATTCGCCACCTGGGCCGCGACTTTGAGCGGCGGCTGCGCCAGCGGCAGAAGAAGCAGGGCATCGCGCTGAGCAGGAACGCCCGGATCTGCCCCGTGGTGCATTACTCGCTGGATTCAGAGAGCACGACGCGCAGCCTGAACACCGGCATCCTGCATTACCTGGGTGTCATGCTCTCGGACACGCGGGCCTACAACAACGCTCAGCTTTCGCAAGCCACCGCCCAGGCGCTCAAGCGCTACCAAGTGCAATTGCTGATCCTCGATGACGTGCACCTGCTAAAAGACAACGCCGCAGCGATCCGCAACTACCTGAAGGCGCTCACCAGCAAGGCGCCCATCATGCTGCTGCTCGCAGGTATCGATCTCGACAAGACGGACCTCTTCGAGGAAACCAAGGACAAGACCGGCGTGAAGGCTGGGCAGACTGGCGGCCGCACCGGCCTGATCAAGGTCACCCGCTTTACCAAGGGCGGCAAGGCGTGGCGGAGTCTGATCGGCTGGATCGAGGATCAACTGGTGCTGATGGACCATCAACCCGGCAGCCTGGTACGCCTGCAAAGCTACCTCTGGAACCGCTCGCAGGGGAGCATCGGCTCGTTGATGACCCTGCTGCGCCTGGGCGCCCTGTCGGTCACGGGTGCGGCCCGCGAGTGCATCGACAAGAGGGTGCTGGACGGCATCAAGATCGATCATAATGCCGAGAAGCACGGCAACCGGGAGGAGGAGTGA
- a CDS encoding TniQ family protein, whose product MNRLHLGHLSVGRELGLRCDPIPGESFPSYAERLCLCQPPSTEASVNLLLARTGLVPAEHHKARLYGYGTALSPEHLERFARVTGNSEKVIGATLLTHYAGVCLTLPDVTSADPDFARALAHGNWVYGAGTHVGPCCLAAPWADAPDGVEHDGLQRAWMLRWKLPWVFLCPEHERFLLGVCPRCGQRPGNHRNDLGAMPRFSSLPPRAGVCMNPRAPGERGAGRDSLPCGYDLTKAPVTRVSQVRLLETQCTLDRILAGQTPEVDGHPIAPLEVFEHLRSLVSLALHVARADDLGPLQPEVEAAFERHTRKREAARGNKTPGRKGTPVHPYKAAPTDPLLMAATLPLAMDILMAPGRAEREARIAGLAARVREVKRGQAWQLAEYFHFTGPVLEAYGAQLTANAQTPRRLGRHAHNRKPYSCTADHIPPQLWPEIYRERFAHFFVASDTWTDKKIGLLETSARRFISMMLAQVVASLDRVGAAQALGLPPSHAAGLYNKAMGIVRAGGHLEAFDAALVALAEELSAREHRVNYKARRQALAGFCEVTPEQWASMRVTRGTGSAAQRRGAAAWIWSSLVLLDPLDSPALTTKDHRERAARIAGYARFRQVYLEVLRPDLDELAHQVLAQAMRPA is encoded by the coding sequence GTGAACCGACTTCACCTGGGCCACCTCTCGGTGGGCCGCGAGCTGGGCCTGCGCTGCGACCCCATCCCTGGAGAGAGCTTTCCAAGCTACGCCGAACGCCTGTGCCTCTGCCAGCCTCCGTCGACGGAGGCATCGGTCAATCTCCTGCTCGCCCGCACGGGCCTCGTCCCAGCCGAGCATCATAAGGCACGGTTGTATGGCTATGGCACCGCGCTCTCGCCAGAGCATTTAGAGCGCTTCGCCCGGGTGACCGGCAACAGCGAGAAGGTCATTGGCGCGACCCTCCTCACCCACTATGCCGGTGTCTGCCTCACCCTGCCCGACGTGACCTCCGCAGATCCCGACTTCGCGCGGGCGCTGGCCCACGGCAACTGGGTCTACGGCGCTGGTACGCACGTGGGTCCCTGCTGCCTCGCCGCGCCGTGGGCAGACGCGCCTGACGGAGTGGAACACGACGGCCTGCAGCGTGCCTGGATGCTGCGCTGGAAGCTGCCGTGGGTCTTCCTGTGCCCTGAGCACGAGCGCTTTCTGCTTGGCGTGTGCCCGCGCTGCGGTCAGCGCCCAGGCAACCACCGAAACGACTTGGGCGCGATGCCGCGCTTCTCGAGCCTGCCGCCCCGCGCCGGAGTGTGTATGAATCCCCGTGCCCCTGGTGAGCGCGGCGCGGGCCGGGACTCTCTGCCCTGCGGCTACGACTTGACCAAGGCCCCGGTGACCCGGGTCAGCCAGGTGCGTTTGCTTGAGACCCAGTGCACGCTCGACCGGATACTGGCGGGGCAGACCCCGGAAGTCGATGGGCACCCTATCGCGCCACTGGAAGTCTTCGAGCACCTGCGGTCATTGGTAAGCCTGGCGCTGCACGTCGCGCGCGCAGACGATCTCGGTCCCCTGCAACCGGAGGTGGAGGCGGCCTTCGAGCGCCACACGCGAAAGCGGGAGGCGGCGCGGGGGAACAAGACCCCCGGGCGCAAGGGTACCCCGGTCCACCCCTACAAGGCTGCACCAACCGACCCGCTGCTGATGGCCGCGACTCTGCCGCTGGCGATGGACATCCTGATGGCCCCCGGTCGAGCAGAGCGCGAGGCGCGGATCGCGGGGCTGGCCGCACGGGTCCGGGAGGTCAAGCGCGGACAGGCCTGGCAACTCGCGGAGTATTTCCACTTCACAGGCCCGGTGTTGGAGGCGTATGGGGCCCAGCTCACCGCGAACGCGCAGACCCCCCGCCGATTAGGTCGCCACGCCCATAACCGCAAGCCATACAGTTGCACCGCCGATCACATTCCCCCCCAGCTCTGGCCCGAGATCTATCGCGAGCGCTTCGCGCACTTTTTCGTGGCCAGCGACACATGGACGGACAAGAAGATTGGCCTGCTGGAGACCTCGGCCCGGCGCTTTATCTCGATGATGCTCGCGCAGGTCGTGGCCTCCCTGGATCGCGTGGGAGCCGCGCAGGCCCTGGGGCTGCCTCCCTCCCACGCGGCTGGCCTGTACAACAAGGCCATGGGCATTGTGCGCGCTGGCGGCCACCTGGAGGCATTCGACGCGGCCCTGGTGGCCCTTGCAGAGGAGCTGTCCGCGCGGGAGCACCGGGTGAACTACAAGGCCCGGCGCCAAGCGCTGGCCGGGTTCTGTGAGGTGACCCCGGAGCAGTGGGCCAGCATGCGCGTCACCCGGGGCACCGGGTCGGCCGCCCAGCGCCGGGGGGCCGCGGCCTGGATCTGGTCATCCCTGGTCCTGCTAGATCCCCTGGATTCGCCGGCGCTCACAACGAAAGACCATCGGGAACGGGCGGCCAGAATCGCTGGGTACGCCCGATTCCGCCAGGTCTACCTAGAGGTGCTCCGGCCTGACCTGGATGAGCTCGCGCATCAAGTGTTGGCTCAGGCGATGCGACCCGCTTGA
- a CDS encoding DUF2726 domain-containing protein, with the protein MTSRPGAVWDRLAFRPAVHPVVRYGELEPPDRTLLLAMEAQGGASDGVGLARVLAVPAVDLHPRLRALAALGLIQEAAGRWAMVPELRDRVQRDLGASVGARVVLRCDQTVRCPEPNVGERVLRSLCREVFAPHVVRPWVPLRQVLDVQVMNTLLDEPDRAFLANRSVQVDVLVEDLETGRALLAVELDGPQHERSPQLERDARKDRILRVSGLPLLRLWTCEADPPGEELLRALLGWRLRGALRDPRFLAACPAALREVLERCLAPAGEEFHTLSSVLGEELLTSLLGEGPGAPAREATLTEIVAGLRATHSDEGIRQWFERARYTLRGECPRDILRGEWSPGDARVRRVCRLAAAGGSFFAT; encoded by the coding sequence ATGACTTCGCGGCCGGGAGCGGTCTGGGATCGGCTGGCCTTCCGTCCGGCGGTGCACCCCGTGGTGCGCTACGGGGAACTCGAGCCCCCGGACCGCACCCTGCTGCTTGCCATGGAAGCCCAGGGAGGGGCCTCGGACGGGGTGGGCCTGGCCCGGGTCCTGGCGGTGCCGGCGGTGGACCTTCACCCCCGGCTGAGGGCTCTCGCGGCCCTGGGCCTGATTCAGGAGGCGGCGGGCCGCTGGGCGATGGTCCCGGAGCTGCGTGACCGCGTGCAGCGCGACCTGGGCGCGTCGGTGGGGGCGCGGGTGGTGCTGAGATGTGACCAGACGGTGCGGTGCCCAGAGCCCAACGTCGGCGAGCGGGTGCTGCGCTCACTCTGCCGCGAGGTCTTCGCGCCCCATGTGGTGCGGCCCTGGGTGCCGCTGCGCCAGGTGCTCGACGTGCAGGTCATGAACACCCTGCTCGACGAGCCGGACCGCGCCTTTCTCGCCAACCGCAGCGTCCAGGTCGACGTGTTGGTGGAGGACCTGGAGACCGGGCGGGCCCTGCTGGCCGTGGAACTCGATGGGCCGCAGCATGAGCGCAGCCCGCAACTGGAGCGCGACGCGCGCAAGGACCGCATTCTGCGGGTGTCTGGCCTGCCGCTGCTGCGGCTGTGGACCTGCGAGGCCGATCCGCCCGGGGAGGAGCTGCTGCGCGCCCTGCTGGGCTGGCGGCTGCGCGGGGCGCTGCGGGACCCCCGCTTTCTGGCCGCGTGTCCCGCGGCGCTGCGGGAGGTGCTGGAGCGGTGCCTGGCACCGGCCGGAGAGGAGTTCCACACCCTGAGCTCCGTCCTGGGCGAGGAGCTGCTGACCTCCCTGCTGGGGGAAGGCCCGGGCGCGCCGGCGCGCGAGGCGACCCTGACCGAGATCGTGGCGGGGCTGCGCGCCACGCACAGCGACGAGGGCATCCGCCAGTGGTTCGAGCGGGCCCGCTACACGCTGCGTGGGGAGTGCCCGCGCGACATCCTGCGGGGCGAGTGGTCTCCCGGGGACGCGCGGGTCCGGCGGGTCTGCCGGCTCGCCGCGGCGGGTGGGAGCTTCTTCGCGACCTGA